A genome region from Gouania willdenowi chromosome 9, fGouWil2.1, whole genome shotgun sequence includes the following:
- the fam163b gene encoding protein FAM163B, translating into MSAGTVVIAGGILAAVILLTIVAVLCLCRLQYYCCKGAESVKEEEEEAELSTMSPYHCSDEPETYPPTFLTEANGPISYSPTPPPRSRGQRSYAFCPSCARCALPFYFQHPEGLCNGGRRIGYRTVQNHLELPTDWASFYHKLNLIRSVSMKKEEEGEGEEVVRRSISTDV; encoded by the exons ATGTCAGCTGGGACCGTGGTCATTGCAGGAGGAATTCTGGctgcagtcattttactgaCCATTGTGGCTGTGCTGTGTTTATGTAGGTTACAG TATTACTGTTGTAAGGGGGCGGAGTctgtgaaggaggaggaggaggaggcggagctttccACTATGTCACCTT ACCACTGCAGTGATGAGCCTGAGACGTACCCCCCCACCTTCCTCACTGAAGCCAACGGTCCCATTAGTTAttcccccacccccccaccacgcAGCAGGGGTCAAAGGTCGTATGCCTTCTGTCCATCCTGCGCTCGCTGTGCGTTACCGTTCTACTTTCAGCACCCTGAGGGACTGTGTAACGGGGGACGTAGGATCGGATACAGAACTGTTCAGAACCACCTGGAGCTTCCCACGGACTGGGCCAGTTTTTACCACAAGCTCAACCTGATCCGCTCCGTTAGcatgaagaaggaggaggagggggagggggaggaggtggTCCGACGCAGCATCAGCACTGATGTGTGA
- the LOC114469859 gene encoding natterin-3-like, whose translation MKLGVCLFPALLALASANLKTIISKSSKYKKVSLLNPELEDQIPELRSNPVVSSPLTPSDLKNQHDLPSSFLFGANVNLEWLTWDGSLPNGAVSIYNGYTERTDYVCKYKCEAGFYNPGLGPYCRYPYGNQEYYAPEFEILANKDNFEFLEWKEDSYGSVPQHSVRTCLGVGIYVGKNKYGLGKVVPQFDAFFLPWEGDEYWYKTYQVLTINKNAYTQHISDVKYAIDDVAIFQYPPETMRISGVTNNECQSVVKTVTISKTSEVETTWNIGRETMLGITGSITAKIPLLGSGGIELSGEKTLQFSRGTTVVESLSHSVSVELTTPPNHSCRVRMEGRKLKADIPYTARLSRTYPNGETQWTSISGTYDGVQIGEVRAVVDRCEPVVDAEPCL comes from the exons ATGAAGCtgggtgtgtgtttgtttccagCTCTGCTGGCTTTAGCCTCAGCAAATCTGAAGACCATCATCTCCAAaagttcaaaatacaaaaaag TTTCCCTACTGAACCCAGAACTAGAAGATCAAATCCCAGAACTCAGGTCCAACCCAGTGGTGTCGAGTCCTTTAACTCCTTCTGATCTGAAGAATCAACACGATCTACCTTCTTCTTTTCTCTTTGGAGCTAATGTGAACCTGGAATGGCTGACGTGGGACGGTTCTCTCCCAAACGGTGCCGTTTCTATCTATAACGGCTACACTGAGCGCACTGACTACGTCTGTAAGTACAAGTGTGAGGCTGGATTCTATAACCCAGGTCTGGGTCCTTACTGTCGCTATCCCTATGGAAACCAGGAGTACTACGCTCCTGAGTTTGAAATTCTGGCCAACAAGGACAACTTTGAGTTCCTTGAGTGGAAAGAAGACTCATATGGTTCAGTTCCACAACATTCAGTCAGAACGTGTTTAGGAGTTGGTATTTATGTAGGAAAGAACAAGTATGGCCTGGGTAAGGTTGTCCCTCAGTTTGATGCTTTCTTCTTGCCGTGGGAAGGTGATGAGTACTGGTATAAAACCTACCAGGTACTGACCATCAACAAGAACGCCTACACCCAGCACATCAGTGACGTCAAGTACGCCATTGATGATGTGGCCATCTTCCAGTACCCTCCAGAGACCATGCGTATCTCTGGGGTCACCAACAACGAGTGCCAGTCCGTGGTGAAGACCGTCACCATCTCAAAGACCTCTGAGGTAGAAACCACCTGGAACATTGGTCGTGAAACGATGCTGGGAATCACAGGCAGTATCACAGCAAAGATCCCTCTCCTGGGTTCTGGAGGAATTGAGCTGAGTGGTGAGAAGACTCTACAGTTCTCTAGAGGAACCACCGTGGTGGAATCGCTGAGTCATTCTGTGTCAGTAGAACTCACCACCCCACCCAATCACTCCTGTAGGGTCCGTATGGAGGGCCGTAAGCTCAAAGCAGACATCCCCTACACAGCCCGCCTCAGTCGGACCTACCCTAACGGAGAAACCCAGTGGACTTCAATCTCTGGTACATATGATGGAGTCCAGATAGGTGAGGTCCGAGCTGTGGTGGACCGCTGTGAACCAGTGGTAGACGCTGAGCCTTGTCTTTAA
- the LOC114469797 gene encoding natterin-3-like: MWSVAVVVALFQLCSPSLQNDPLLYISQLQDGPEILSKPWLNPLLENVVPSREILHVPTNVDIHETEISSTSLPMFSEHVNIKWVTWNGSLPNGAVAIFNGYTERTDYVCKVNCEAGFYTPSKGNFCQYPYADHEYSSSKFEILVNVDHFEFLQWVEDSYGSVPQYAIHTCLNSKIYVGKNKYGLGKVVSQHEAFFLPWEGDEYWYKNYQVLAINRDTYSQHITHVKYGIDHMKLFYYPPEALKLTKVTNLECRNVEKIVTLEKTSTMEKFWDIGRETRNGSVSTMKASVPLLGPGNVDFTKEQTVVFSEGTTMVESISHSVTVKLEVLPNYSCTVRMEGRKMTAEIPFTGRLSRTNHNGDTHWTYITGTYDGVSVGEINAVVERCQPVEDAVPCSTTH, from the exons ATGTGGTCTGTAGCTGTGGTGGTGGCTCTGTTCCAGCTGTGCAGCCCCTCCCTGCAGAATGACCCACTCCTCTACATCTCACAGCTACAAGACGGACCAGAAATACTGAGTA AACCATGGCTGAATCCTTTGCTGGAAAATGTTGTTCCTTCTCGTGAAATCCTCCATGTACCCACTAATGTAGACATACATGAAACAGAGATAAGCTCCACCTCCTTGCCTATGTTTAGTGAACATGTGAACATTAAATGGGTCACATGGAATGGTTCTCTACCCAATGGTGCCGTGGCCATCTTTAACGGCTACACTGAACGCACTGACTACGTGTGTAAAgtcaactgtgaggctggtttTTATACACCAAGCAAAGGGAACTTCTGCCAGTACCCCTACGCTGACCATGAATACTCATCATCTAAGTTTGAAATACTCGtaaatgttgatcattttgagtttttacaATGGGTTGAAGACTCGTACGGGTCCGTCCCTCAGTACGCTATCCACACTTGTCTCAACTCTAAGATCTATGTGGGCAAGAACAAGTATGGACTTGGTAAAGTAGTGAGCCAACATGAGGCTTTTTTCCTCCCATGGGAGGGTGATGAATACTGGTATAAGAACTACCAGGTCCTGGCTATCAACAGAGACACCTACAGCCAGCACATCACGCACGTGAAATATGGAATCGACCACATGAAGCTCTTCTATTATCCACCAGAGGCCCTGAAGCTGACCAAGGTCACCAACCTGGAGTGTAGGAATGTGGAGAAGATTGTGACCCTGGAGAAGACCAGTACCATGGAGAAGTTCTGGGATATTGGAAGGGAAACACGTAATGGTTCTGTGTCCACTATGAAGGCCAGTGTTCCCCTCCTAGGACCAGGTAACGTGGACTTCACCAAGGAGCAGACGGTGGTGTTCTCAGAGGGAACCACCATGGTGGAGTCCATCAGTCACTCTGTTACTGTCAAACTAGAGGTTCTACCAAACTACTCCTGTACGGTGAGAATGGAAGGTCGGAAGATGACGGCAGAGATTCCTTTCACTGGTCGGCTGAGCAGAACCAATCACAACGGAGACACGCACTGGACGTACATCACTGGAACCTACGATGGAGTCAGTGTTGGTGAAATAAACGCTGTGGTGGAACGGTGTCAGCCTGTAGAGGACGCTGTTCCCTGCTCCACTACTCACTGA
- the LOC114470053 gene encoding probable peptidyl-tRNA hydrolase has translation MASLATSVLHFINKLFRCVFMNHLFSSALNLRLNRVMVRGLPATQSGTTGGRSTRMVVGLGNPGMERTRHSVGMAVISALADHLGVANRWGGDRSVCGDVIMTEVHGSPLVLLRPRRMMNINGVCVAKAAAKYGIKPENILLVHDELDKPLGKMSIKQGGSARGHNGVRSCVECLQTDVMPRLRVGIGRPAGRTSVERHVLTGFSSEEQNIVNCVLVQSVELLLLQLEHPKAQQNSSCSPAKGRRTKRNGQHAVTQDEAAEGS, from the exons ATGGCCAGTTTGGCCACTTCTGTTCTCCACTTTATTAACAAACTGTTCCGCTGTGTCTTCATGAATCATCTGTTTTCCTCCGCGTTGAACCTACGGTTGAACCGGGTCATGGTGAGAGGATTGCCCGCTACTCAGAGTGGAACTACCGGGGGAAGAAGTACCAGGATG gtaGTGGGTCTGGGTAACCCTGGTATGGAGAGAACCAGACACAGCGTGGGTATGGCAGTGATCAGTGCTCTAGCTGATcatctgggcgtggccaacagGTGGGGTGGAGACAGGTCCGTATGTGGTGATGTCATCATGACAGAGGTCCATGGTTCTCCACTGGTGCTGCTTCGTCCACGGAGGATGATGAACATCaacggtgtgtgtgtggctaaagCAG CTGCGAAATATGGAATCAAACCAGAGAACATTCTACTGGTCCACGATGAACTGGACAAACCTCTGGGAAAAATGTCCATCAAACAAGGAGGAAGTGCCAG AGGTCATAATGGAGTTCGTTCCTGTGTAGAATGTCTACAAACAGAc GTGATGCCGAGGCTTCGGGTTGGTATCGGTCGACCAGCAGGAAGAACCTCTGTAGAACGACACGTTCTGACTGGGTTCTCCTCAGAGGAACAGAACATTGTGAACTGTGTTCTGGTCCAGAGTGTGGAGCTCCTCCTCCTACAGCTAGAACATCCTAAAGCCCAACAGAACTCCTCATGTTCACCAGCAAAGGGCAGAAGAACAAAGAGAAATGGGCAGCATGCAGTGACCCAGGATGAAGCTGCTGAGGGATCATAA